In a single window of the Nicotiana tomentosiformis chromosome 10, ASM39032v3, whole genome shotgun sequence genome:
- the LOC104094875 gene encoding CASP-like protein 4B1, producing the protein MADENVHKVTDALPAPITPPAAGDGESQAPGIGAGVSNIVKRWKREDRVKRGSLLLHGLALVFSLIAFIVMASNTHGDWKDFDRYEEYRYVLAIAILSTLYTGLQVLRQVHELSTGKESFSRQKLALLSFFGDQVVAYLLLSAASSAVPLTNRMRENNDNIFTDSSVAAISMECLAFFALAVSALISGYKLSNKSHI; encoded by the exons ATGGCGGATGAAAACGTTCATAAAGTGACAGATGCTTTGCCAGCCCCAATTACACCTCCGGCAGCCGGAGATGGAGAGAGCCAAGCACCGGGAATCGGCGCGGGAGTGTCCAACATCGTCAAAAGGTGGAAAAGAGAAGATAGGGTGAAGAGGGGTTCTTTACTTTTACATGGTCTTGCCTTGGTTTTTTCATTGATTGCTTTCATTGTCATGGCTAGCAATACTcatggtgattggaaagattttgATCGATATGAAGAATACAG GTATGTGTTGGCTATTGCAATTCTGTCCACATTATATACAGGATTGCAAGTTCTGAGACAAgttcatgaactttcaactggcAAGGAATCATTCTCACGTCAAAAATTAGCTTTGCTAAGCTTCTTTGGTGATCAG GTGGTAGCATACTTGTTATTATCAGCTGCATCATCTGCTGTGCCATTGACAAATAGGATGAGAGAAAATAATGACAACATATTCACAGATTCTTCAGTAGCAGCAATTAGTATGGAGTGCTTGGCATTCTTTGCTTTGGCTGTGTCAGCTCTTATTTCTGGATATAAGCTCTCAAATAAATCCCACATTTGA